The Metamycoplasma phocicerebrale genome includes a region encoding these proteins:
- a CDS encoding ECF transporter S component, with product MIITFFQRMKRNIKTKSYRFSIFEISLFGLLLALYIIASVIERYVFVGAFNISITYALFIIFGLALGPWKGAFLGILCDTINQVIFGISTWMPEYAIIPVLIAFLSGFLFLGLTKNEKNTWIFGFIFLSLLTIIFIVILATKYDSIPIRETSIKRNKNFSLQAIIAIGSLGIGSIWLSALVFVIIYKKTRSLKSKFSAQILFSILLTVFGILIITRWFWGPFAYINYHNRFRSGTWTYQKYYFFFMIPIVFKSLIEIPIYTVVIFAIYPAIVMLRQKIAFSSKRTHTYL from the coding sequence ATGATAATAACTTTTTTTCAAAGAATGAAAAGAAATATAAAAACTAAATCTTATCGTTTTTCAATATTTGAAATATCGCTTTTTGGTTTGTTGCTTGCTTTATATATTATTGCTTCTGTTATTGAAAGATATGTTTTTGTAGGAGCTTTCAATATTAGCATAACTTATGCTTTGTTTATAATTTTTGGATTAGCTTTGGGCCCATGAAAGGGCGCTTTTTTAGGAATTTTATGTGATACTATTAATCAAGTTATTTTTGGTATAAGTACTTGAATGCCCGAATATGCAATTATTCCAGTTCTCATAGCATTTTTATCTGGATTTTTATTTTTAGGTTTAACTAAAAATGAAAAAAATACTTGAATTTTTGGTTTTATTTTTTTAAGTCTATTAACAATTATTTTTATTGTCATATTAGCAACAAAATATGATTCTATACCCATTAGAGAAACTTCAATAAAAAGAAATAAAAATTTTAGTTTACAAGCGATTATAGCAATAGGATCTTTAGGAATTGGTTCAATATGACTAAGTGCCTTAGTATTTGTTATTATTTATAAAAAAACAAGAAGTTTAAAATCAAAATTTTCGGCACAAATATTATTTTCAATTTTGTTGACAGTTTTTGGAATTTTAATTATTACGAGATGGTTTTGAGGTCCTTTTGCGTATATAAATTACCATAATAGATTTAGAAGCGGAACTTGAACTTACCAAAAATATTATTTCTTTTTTATGATTCCAATAGTTTTTAAAAGTTTAATAGAAATACCTATATATACTGTAGTTATTTTTGCAATATACCCCG